In Hallerella succinigenes, the following are encoded in one genomic region:
- the dcm gene encoding DNA (cytosine-5-)-methyltransferase: protein MAQTRQKKNVIRVFEGFAGYGGASFGLKRAKRALTNFDYTIVGYSEFDKYASKLFDANHRDAKGNPIKNWGDITKIDPNDLPDFDLFTGGFPCQPFSSAGMQMGTEDPYGRGAMLGHIIRICRVKKPKYILLENVKGFTSGKFKPIHDQLVKDLIEMGYGTTEENTLARVVLNSKDYGVPQNRERLWMFAQLGGLPKNFEMKPPEIQSDLKMADFLDNTPEKYLYLSDEQIAHLKVKHHIDSFVVKTPLCFDVYNKKIKKDGYSITITQPEHNSLRVIEPPKKFGKDKGKEIVRKMSVHEQFRLMGFDISRDKKNCEINFDGQSYSQLSKRAGNGWDVNVVGILLAHIWRQL, encoded by the coding sequence ATGGCCCAGACTCGACAGAAGAAGAATGTAATCAGGGTTTTTGAAGGCTTTGCTGGTTATGGCGGAGCATCCTTTGGATTGAAAAGAGCAAAAAGAGCTTTGACGAATTTTGATTACACTATTGTTGGTTATTCAGAGTTCGATAAATACGCTTCGAAGTTATTTGACGCAAATCATCGTGACGCGAAAGGAAACCCTATAAAGAATTGGGGCGACATTACAAAGATTGATCCAAATGATTTGCCAGATTTTGATTTGTTTACGGGAGGATTTCCCTGCCAGCCATTCTCTTCCGCAGGAATGCAAATGGGGACCGAAGACCCATATGGCCGAGGGGCAATGCTTGGGCATATCATTCGAATATGTCGAGTAAAAAAGCCGAAGTACATCCTTTTGGAAAATGTTAAAGGCTTCACGTCTGGAAAGTTTAAGCCCATCCATGATCAACTTGTAAAAGACTTGATTGAAATGGGATATGGCACGACGGAAGAAAATACTTTAGCGAGAGTTGTTCTGAACTCGAAGGATTATGGGGTTCCGCAAAATAGAGAGCGCCTTTGGATGTTCGCTCAATTAGGTGGCTTGCCTAAAAATTTTGAAATGAAGCCGCCTGAAATCCAAAGTGATTTAAAAATGGCCGATTTCTTGGACAACACTCCTGAAAAATATCTCTATCTGTCTGATGAACAAATTGCTCACTTGAAGGTGAAACATCATATCGATTCTTTTGTCGTCAAAACGCCGTTGTGTTTTGATGTGTATAACAAGAAAATCAAAAAAGATGGCTATAGCATAACAATCACCCAGCCGGAACATAATAGTCTTCGTGTTATTGAGCCTCCTAAGAAATTTGGTAAAGATAAGGGCAAAGAAATTGTTCGAAAGATGTCTGTTCATGAGCAATTTCGTCTGATGGGTTTTGATATATCTCGCGATAAAAAGAATTGCGAAATCAACTTCGACGGACAATCGTATTCCCAGTTGTCTAAACGAGCAGGAAATGGTTGGGATGTTAATGTTGTCGGAATTCTTTTAGCTCATATATGGAGGCAACTATGA
- a CDS encoding ORF6N domain-containing protein — MARKTEKTDDFAPNPLMESGVEKMIQIVRGKQVLLDRDIATLYGVETRAINQAVKRNIERFPERYCFRLEKNEQENLKSQNVISSWGGDRFKPYVFTEQGFAMLSSVLKSKVAVNVSIAIMDAFVAMRQYLYQNGGIVNRLSNVEAKDLEQDARLLDHDHKIDSLFEAMDRGELKSKGLFYNNQEFDAYVFVCNLIRQAKKRIVLVDRYVNEKTLTMMLKREKGVSVTIYTYDKSKVLELDLATYNEQYPDSPMQVLPSYGMHDRFLFIDDTAYHFGASLKDLGKNTFFFTQEDFTLDEVLKESQKIQGKKSQVLQDDNAD; from the coding sequence ATGGCTAGAAAGACCGAAAAAACGGATGATTTCGCACCTAACCCGCTCATGGAGTCGGGTGTCGAAAAAATGATTCAAATTGTTCGTGGCAAGCAGGTGCTGCTTGACCGCGATATTGCAACGTTGTATGGCGTTGAAACTAGAGCGATAAATCAGGCTGTCAAACGGAACATCGAGCGCTTTCCGGAAAGATATTGTTTCCGGTTGGAAAAAAACGAACAAGAAAACTTGAAATCACAAAATGTGATTTCAAGTTGGGGCGGCGACAGGTTTAAGCCCTATGTTTTTACGGAACAGGGCTTTGCCATGCTTTCATCCGTCCTGAAAAGCAAGGTTGCCGTGAATGTATCCATCGCAATCATGGATGCGTTTGTCGCCATGCGGCAGTATTTATATCAAAATGGCGGAATCGTCAATCGCCTTTCTAATGTCGAAGCAAAAGATTTGGAACAAGACGCCCGTCTTTTAGATCATGACCACAAAATAGATTCTCTTTTCGAGGCGATGGACCGTGGCGAGCTTAAATCTAAGGGTTTATTTTATAACAACCAGGAGTTCGATGCCTATGTATTTGTCTGCAACCTCATTCGCCAAGCCAAAAAGAGAATTGTGCTGGTCGATAGATATGTAAACGAGAAAACCTTGACGATGATGCTCAAGCGGGAAAAAGGCGTTTCCGTGACTATTTACACCTACGACAAGAGCAAGGTTCTCGAGTTAGATCTGGCAACTTACAACGAGCAATATCCCGACAGCCCGATGCAAGTTCTGCCTAGTTACGGAATGCACGACCGATTCTTGTTCATAGACGATACGGCCTACCACTTCGGGGCTTCGCTCAAGGATTTGGGCAAGAACACGTTCTTCTTTACGCAGGAAGATTTCACGTTGGACGAAGTGTTGAAGGAATCGCAGAAGATTCAGGGAAAAAAAAGTCAGGTATTACAAGATGACAACGCAGATTAA